A genome region from Chitinophagales bacterium includes the following:
- a CDS encoding thioredoxin family protein, with protein MKKLLFIIALLIGLGYLGYYYYYIPYFDNNQMGITDMQGQRVKFPQDQPYILCYIQTWCKDCVAETPCLMDFSKKQNIPIYFVTDEDTILLKKYRSKFDYELPIYLTKTRLKEKGILLFPTAFFYGKSNELLYNKMERIDSLELANYLGKLK; from the coding sequence TTGAAAAAATTGCTTTTCATAATTGCCCTGCTTATCGGTCTAGGGTATTTGGGTTATTATTACTACTATATTCCATATTTCGACAACAATCAAATGGGAATTACAGATATGCAAGGGCAACGAGTGAAATTTCCTCAAGACCAGCCCTATATCCTTTGTTATATTCAAACCTGGTGCAAAGACTGTGTAGCAGAGACTCCTTGCCTTATGGATTTTAGCAAAAAACAAAATATTCCTATCTATTTTGTAACGGACGAAGACACCATTTTACTCAAAAAATATCGCTCTAAATTCGACTATGAATTACCCATTTATCTCACGAAAACGAGATTAAAAGAAAAGGGGATACTTCTATTTCCGACTGCCTTTTTTTATGGGAAAAGTAATGAACTACTCTATAATAAAATGGAGAGAATCGATAGTTTGGAATTGGCTAATTATTTAGGGAAATTAAAATAG
- the rlmN gene encoding 23S rRNA (adenine(2503)-C(2))-methyltransferase RlmN, giving the protein MKNIRTLDKTELTTALEAMGEKGFRAKQIYQWLWKSRVLDFAHMKNIGKELQAKLKENFFAPETKVSHFQQSQDGTIKVGFETYDKETIEGVIIPSEERITACISSQVGCSLSCTFCATGFLPRKRNLFAFEIYDQVYLLNELALKYYSKPLTNIVYMGMGEPLLNYDEVVKSFHVLNSEEEGLGIGAKRITISTSGIVRNIKRLADEGLKINLALSLHAATNEKRTAIMDINKSNPLEELMKILTYFYEKTHNKITYEYILLGQYNDSEEDAHNLAKLCKDFPVYVNLIEYNLVAETPYIKSKKERRDKFLQTLRNQGVQSKVRKSRGKDIDAACGQLANKIVKMDINL; this is encoded by the coding sequence ATGAAGAATATACGAACCCTCGATAAGACTGAACTCACAACTGCGCTCGAAGCCATGGGAGAGAAAGGGTTTCGTGCCAAGCAAATCTATCAATGGCTGTGGAAGTCACGTGTATTAGACTTTGCACACATGAAAAACATAGGGAAGGAATTGCAAGCAAAACTTAAAGAAAATTTCTTCGCTCCAGAAACTAAAGTAAGCCATTTTCAGCAGAGCCAAGACGGTACAATCAAAGTAGGTTTTGAAACCTATGATAAGGAGACGATTGAGGGTGTCATTATTCCTTCTGAGGAAAGAATCACGGCTTGTATTTCATCTCAGGTAGGTTGCAGTCTGAGTTGTACCTTCTGTGCTACAGGTTTTCTGCCTCGCAAGCGAAATTTGTTTGCTTTTGAGATTTATGATCAGGTTTATCTATTAAATGAACTTGCACTCAAATATTACAGCAAACCTTTGACTAATATCGTCTATATGGGCATGGGAGAGCCTCTCCTAAATTACGATGAAGTGGTTAAGAGTTTTCATGTATTGAATAGCGAAGAAGAAGGACTGGGCATAGGTGCTAAGCGAATCACCATCTCTACTTCAGGCATAGTGCGTAATATTAAAAGACTAGCCGATGAGGGATTGAAAATAAATCTAGCACTCTCACTCCATGCCGCTACGAATGAAAAACGAACGGCTATCATGGATATCAATAAGAGTAATCCATTGGAAGAGTTAATGAAAATACTCACTTATTTCTATGAGAAGACACACAATAAAATCACCTATGAATATATCTTGCTAGGACAATATAATGATAGTGAAGAAGACGCTCATAATCTAGCTAAACTCTGCAAAGATTTCCCCGTCTATGTCAATCTGATAGAATATAATCTCGTAGCTGAAACGCCTTATATCAAGTCGAAAAAGGAGCGTAGAGATAAATTCTTGCAAACCCTTCGCAACCAAGGAGTACAGTCCAAGGTGCGCAAAAGCCGCGGCAAAGATATTGACGCGGCGTGTGGACAGTTAGCGAATAAGATTGTGAAAATGGATATTAATTTATAA